A genomic region of Trifolium pratense cultivar HEN17-A07 linkage group LG3, ARS_RC_1.1, whole genome shotgun sequence contains the following coding sequences:
- the LOC123917446 gene encoding SUN domain-containing protein 4-like isoform X1, producing MQRSRKALQQRRALEKGASGRNCLYKVSLSLVFALWGLVFLFSLWITCGNGYGALVWFRLQFVILTSQCNLHRNFTKLEIQASVSSHTAIVRKNTNVVEDISGEVPVVESNWKENEHGQRKISKSDDEYLTKGTNAYIPSDTLCSYGANTDDFIGDSLFVEENMHYFDHCDKQKYISPNRKEHEVERSESSVKNENDVQKLDRLSAAVPIGLDEFKSRAISSKINWSTSTSGSVIHRVEPGGDEYNYASSSKGAKVLASNKEAKGASNILTRNKDKYLRNPCSSEEKFVVIELSEETLVDTIEIANFEHYSSNLKDFELHGSLVYPTDVWLFLGNFTASNVKQAQTFVLQEPKWVRYLKLNLQSHYGSEFYCTLSIVEVFGVDAVEKMLEDLIYAQDNVEKKVAIASSDRNLFEEDGDEDIWKINSDTTSETSSANDESVDRKNVPDRIEETRQQIGRMPGDTVLKILMEKVRYLDLNLSVLELYLEDLNSRYVKIFKEYGKEIGEKDIVLQMIKEDIRSFLVRQDIIMKDVGDLDSWKSQFSAQLDHIQRDNAVLRYEVERVLENQVSLENKGVLVFCVCVIFSLFAILKLSLDMIMSIYRVLSFNRAIKSRKFCQGSSSWFFILLSCNIIIFILTS from the exons ATGCAGAGATCGCGTAAAGCTCTTCAACAAAGAAGAGCTTTAGAGAAGGGTGCAAGTGGGAGAAACTGTCTTTATAAAGTTTCTCTGTCTTTGGTTTTTGCTTTGTGGGGATTGGTCTTCCTTTTCAGCTTATGGATAACTTGTGGCAATGGATATGGAG CACTTGTTTGGTTCCGCTTGCAATTTGTGATCCTCACATCCCAATGTAATTTACACCGCAATTTTACGAAGCTAGAAATTCAAGCTTCAGTCTCGTCGCACACTGCCATTGTGAGAAAAAACACAAATGTAGTGGAAG ATATTTCCGGAGAAGTTCCAGTTGTGGAATCAAACTGGAAAGAAAATGAGCACGGACAACGTAAAATCTCCAAATCGGATGATGAATATTTGACTAAAGGGACTAATGCTTACATTCCTTCTGATACTTTATGCTCTTATGGTGCGAACACTGATGATTTTATCGGTGACTCGCTTTTCGTAGAAGAAAACATGCACTATTTTGATCACTGTGATAAACAAAAGTACATTTCACCTAATAGAAAGGAACATGAAGTTGAGAGATCTGAATCTTctgtgaaaaatgaaaatgatgtgCAAAAACTTGATCGCTTGTCTGCGGCCGTGCCAATTGGTCTCGATGAATTCAAGAGCAGGGCGATTAGTTCCAAAATTAATTGGAGTACTAGTACATCCGGAAGTGTAATACATAGAGTAGAGCCAGGCGGTGATGAATACAATTATGCTTCATCATCAAAAGGTGCAAAAGTTTTAGCTTCTAACAAAGAAGCTAAAGGAGCTTCTAATATATTAACCAGAAACAAAGACAAATATCTTCGGAATCCGTGTTCTTCGGAAGAGAAATTTGTCGTTATAGAACTTTCGGAAGAAACTTTGGTAGATACAATAGAAATAGCTAATTTTGAGCATTATTCGTCTAACTTAAAAGATTTTGAATTGCATGGTAGTTTGGTTTATCCGACCGATGTTTGGCTCTTTCTTGGGAATTTCACTGCCTCAAATGTGAAACAGGCTCAAACGTTTGTTCTTCAGGAACCAAAATGGGTCAGATATCTAAAACTGAATCTTCAAAGTCACTATGGATCAGAATTTTATTGCACGTTGAGCATAGTTGAAGTTTTTGGTGTTGATGCTGTTGAGAAAATGCTTGAAGATTTGATATATGCTCAAGATAATGTTGAAAAGAAGGTGGCAATAGCATCGTCCGATCGTAACTTGTTCGAGGAAGATGGCGATGAAGATATTTGGAAAATCAATTCTGACACTACTTCAGAAACTTCTTCTGCGAATGATGAAAGTGTAGATAGAAAAAATGTTCCCGATCGGATCGAAGAAACCCGGCAACAAATTGGCAGGATGCCAGGGGATACTGTTCTCAAGATTTTGATGGAGAAAGTTCGGTATCTTGACTTGAATTTGTCGGTTTTAGAGTTGTATTTGGAGGACTTGAATTCTAGATATGTGAAAATTTTCAAAGAGTATGGCAAAGAGATAGGAGAAAAAGATATAGTTCTACAGATGATCAAAGAAGACATTAGGAGTTTCCTTGTCAGACAAGATATTATA ATGAAAGATGTTGGTGATCTTGATTCTTGGAAGTCCCAATTTTCTGCGCAGTTGGATCATATACAAAGGGACAATGCTGTTTTGCG GTATGAGGTTGAGAGGGTACTGGAAAATCAAGTATCTTTGGAAAACAAGGGTGTATTAGTCTTTTGTGTATGTGTTATTTTTTCATTGTTTGCTATATTAAAGCTATCTCTAGATATGATTATGAGCATATATAGAGTATTAAGTTTTAATAGAGCAATTAAATCCAGGAAATTTTGCCAAGGTAGTTCTTCCTGGTTTTTCATATTATTGAGTTGtaacattattattttcatattaaCTTCGTAa
- the LOC123917446 gene encoding SUN domain-containing protein 4-like isoform X2: MQRSRKALQQRRALEKGASGRNCLYKVSLSLVFALWGLVFLFSLWITCGNGYGDISGEVPVVESNWKENEHGQRKISKSDDEYLTKGTNAYIPSDTLCSYGANTDDFIGDSLFVEENMHYFDHCDKQKYISPNRKEHEVERSESSVKNENDVQKLDRLSAAVPIGLDEFKSRAISSKINWSTSTSGSVIHRVEPGGDEYNYASSSKGAKVLASNKEAKGASNILTRNKDKYLRNPCSSEEKFVVIELSEETLVDTIEIANFEHYSSNLKDFELHGSLVYPTDVWLFLGNFTASNVKQAQTFVLQEPKWVRYLKLNLQSHYGSEFYCTLSIVEVFGVDAVEKMLEDLIYAQDNVEKKVAIASSDRNLFEEDGDEDIWKINSDTTSETSSANDESVDRKNVPDRIEETRQQIGRMPGDTVLKILMEKVRYLDLNLSVLELYLEDLNSRYVKIFKEYGKEIGEKDIVLQMIKEDIRSFLVRQDIIMKDVGDLDSWKSQFSAQLDHIQRDNAVLRYEVERVLENQVSLENKGVLVFCVCVIFSLFAILKLSLDMIMSIYRVLSFNRAIKSRKFCQGSSSWFFILLSCNIIIFILTS; this comes from the exons ATGCAGAGATCGCGTAAAGCTCTTCAACAAAGAAGAGCTTTAGAGAAGGGTGCAAGTGGGAGAAACTGTCTTTATAAAGTTTCTCTGTCTTTGGTTTTTGCTTTGTGGGGATTGGTCTTCCTTTTCAGCTTATGGATAACTTGTGGCAATGGATATGGAG ATATTTCCGGAGAAGTTCCAGTTGTGGAATCAAACTGGAAAGAAAATGAGCACGGACAACGTAAAATCTCCAAATCGGATGATGAATATTTGACTAAAGGGACTAATGCTTACATTCCTTCTGATACTTTATGCTCTTATGGTGCGAACACTGATGATTTTATCGGTGACTCGCTTTTCGTAGAAGAAAACATGCACTATTTTGATCACTGTGATAAACAAAAGTACATTTCACCTAATAGAAAGGAACATGAAGTTGAGAGATCTGAATCTTctgtgaaaaatgaaaatgatgtgCAAAAACTTGATCGCTTGTCTGCGGCCGTGCCAATTGGTCTCGATGAATTCAAGAGCAGGGCGATTAGTTCCAAAATTAATTGGAGTACTAGTACATCCGGAAGTGTAATACATAGAGTAGAGCCAGGCGGTGATGAATACAATTATGCTTCATCATCAAAAGGTGCAAAAGTTTTAGCTTCTAACAAAGAAGCTAAAGGAGCTTCTAATATATTAACCAGAAACAAAGACAAATATCTTCGGAATCCGTGTTCTTCGGAAGAGAAATTTGTCGTTATAGAACTTTCGGAAGAAACTTTGGTAGATACAATAGAAATAGCTAATTTTGAGCATTATTCGTCTAACTTAAAAGATTTTGAATTGCATGGTAGTTTGGTTTATCCGACCGATGTTTGGCTCTTTCTTGGGAATTTCACTGCCTCAAATGTGAAACAGGCTCAAACGTTTGTTCTTCAGGAACCAAAATGGGTCAGATATCTAAAACTGAATCTTCAAAGTCACTATGGATCAGAATTTTATTGCACGTTGAGCATAGTTGAAGTTTTTGGTGTTGATGCTGTTGAGAAAATGCTTGAAGATTTGATATATGCTCAAGATAATGTTGAAAAGAAGGTGGCAATAGCATCGTCCGATCGTAACTTGTTCGAGGAAGATGGCGATGAAGATATTTGGAAAATCAATTCTGACACTACTTCAGAAACTTCTTCTGCGAATGATGAAAGTGTAGATAGAAAAAATGTTCCCGATCGGATCGAAGAAACCCGGCAACAAATTGGCAGGATGCCAGGGGATACTGTTCTCAAGATTTTGATGGAGAAAGTTCGGTATCTTGACTTGAATTTGTCGGTTTTAGAGTTGTATTTGGAGGACTTGAATTCTAGATATGTGAAAATTTTCAAAGAGTATGGCAAAGAGATAGGAGAAAAAGATATAGTTCTACAGATGATCAAAGAAGACATTAGGAGTTTCCTTGTCAGACAAGATATTATA ATGAAAGATGTTGGTGATCTTGATTCTTGGAAGTCCCAATTTTCTGCGCAGTTGGATCATATACAAAGGGACAATGCTGTTTTGCG GTATGAGGTTGAGAGGGTACTGGAAAATCAAGTATCTTTGGAAAACAAGGGTGTATTAGTCTTTTGTGTATGTGTTATTTTTTCATTGTTTGCTATATTAAAGCTATCTCTAGATATGATTATGAGCATATATAGAGTATTAAGTTTTAATAGAGCAATTAAATCCAGGAAATTTTGCCAAGGTAGTTCTTCCTGGTTTTTCATATTATTGAGTTGtaacattattattttcatattaaCTTCGTAa
- the LOC123915432 gene encoding glycerophosphodiester phosphodiesterase GDPD4, translated as MLYKSRDSKLRSRSRSISRRLCSRKVMILCLVFLAILPPIFFHFRLRRFHQIQLRRCGWVNNPPLVCAHGGDSSNAFPNTIAAYVSALQSRVDCIEIDVSRSSDGVLFALHDRDLQRLSGNTSSRVGYMSSKQIRELSASHQSTDKVNDESIPTIQDALMLAASSVRKIILDVKVGPPLYEKGLAKDVLSIVEQAECRNCIVWAKSDNLARDVIKLSSEIAVGYIVMIEPSTGARSTLLRIKGAEVVGVYHPLIDENLMKALHRRRKKVYAWTVDDAESMERLLFEHVDAIVTSNPTLLQRLMQDSKTQCLEEGFSLPD; from the exons ATGTTGTATAAATCAAGAGATTCAAAATTAAGATCAAGATCAAGATCAATTTCAAGAAGATTATGTTCACGGAAGGTGATGATTTTGTGTCTTGTATTTCTAGCTATTTTGCCTCCAATCTTCTTCCATTTCCGTCTCCGTCGTTTCCATCAGATTCAACTCCGGAGATGCGGTTGGGTTAACAATCCTCCTCTTGTTTGTGCTCACGGCGGTGATTCTTCCAACGCATTCCCTAATACC ATCGCTGCATATGTCTCTGCTCTTCAATCTCGAGTTGACTGTATTGAGATCGATGTTTCTCGTTCTTCGGACGGAGTTTTGTTCGCTCTCCATGATAG GGATTTGCAGCGGTTGTCTGGAAACACGAGTTCTAGAGTTGGTTACATGAGCTCAAAACAG ATAAGAGAGCTTAGTGCTTCACATCAATCTACTGATAAGGTTAATGATGAAAGCATACCCACAATTCAAGATGCTCTGATG TTGGCTGCAAGTTCTGTACGAAAGATAATTCTAGATGTTAAAGTTGGACCCCCGTTGTATGAGAAAGGGCTTGCCAAAGATGTTCTCTCTATT GTGGAGCAGGCAGAGTGCAGAAACTGCATTGTATGGGCTAAAAGTGACAATTTAGCAAGAGATGTCATTAAACTCTCATCAGAAATTGCA GTTGGCTATATAGTCATGATCGAACCCTCTACAGGGGCTAGATCAACATTGTTGAGGATAAAAGGTGCCGAGGTTGTTGGTGTCTACCACCCATTGATTGATGAAAATCTTATGAAAGCTTTGCACAGGAGGAGAAAAAAGGTGTATGCTTGGACTGTTGATGATGCAGAATCCATGGAAAGGCTATTGTTTGAGCATGTTGATGCTATTGTTACGAGTAACCCAACTTTACTTCAACGCCTAATGCAAGATAGCAAAACACAATGTCTGGAAGAAGGTTTTTCATTACCAGACTAA